From a single Hymenobacter sp. YIM 151500-1 genomic region:
- a CDS encoding ABC transporter ATP-binding protein — translation MLPPVIQTTNISKVYRMGTEEIHALQSVSITIQRGEYVAFMGPSGSGKSTLMNIVGCLDTPSGGQYILNGKDVSNMSDNQLADVRNREIGFVFQSFNLLPRATALDNVALPLIYAGYGKSERQALAREALRNVGLADRALHKPNELSGGQRQRVAIARALVNNPSIILADEPTGALDTRTSHEIMELFEALYVRGNTIIMVTHEEDIARHAHRIVRLRDGLIESDVTNQHAASPEAVNH, via the coding sequence ATGCTGCCTCCCGTTATCCAAACCACCAATATTTCCAAGGTCTACCGCATGGGGACCGAGGAAATTCACGCCCTGCAATCGGTGTCCATCACCATTCAGCGCGGCGAGTACGTGGCATTTATGGGGCCTTCGGGCTCCGGCAAGTCTACGCTGATGAACATTGTGGGCTGCCTGGACACACCTTCGGGCGGGCAGTACATTCTCAATGGCAAGGACGTGAGCAACATGTCCGACAACCAGCTGGCCGACGTGCGCAACCGGGAAATCGGTTTCGTGTTCCAGTCGTTTAACCTGCTGCCCCGCGCCACCGCCCTCGACAACGTAGCCCTGCCTCTCATTTACGCCGGCTACGGCAAAAGTGAGCGGCAGGCGCTGGCCCGCGAAGCCTTGCGCAACGTGGGCCTGGCCGACCGGGCTCTGCACAAGCCCAACGAGCTGTCGGGCGGGCAGCGCCAGCGCGTAGCCATTGCCCGCGCCCTGGTCAACAACCCCAGCATCATCCTCGCCGACGAACCCACCGGCGCCCTCGACACCCGCACCAGCCACGAAATCATGGAGCTGTTTGAGGCCCTCTACGTGCGCGGCAACACCATCATCATGGTGACGCACGAAGAAGACATTGCCCGCCACGCCCACCGCATCGTGCGCCTGCGCGACGGCCTCATCGAATCCGATGTAACCAACCAACACGCAGCCAGCCCAGAAGCGGTAAACCACTAA
- a CDS encoding tetratricopeptide repeat protein, whose amino-acid sequence MPRPLAGRGPFLVLALVAAIALLLAGWHYLTADDAVLPVRTVAQLTPVPITISTVRVGLEELPVQANGYLISQTYDVAGPFLRPAAAYALVSLLGVAVAYFLAVISGLARPAFVVGMALVIFLLMSLNADLLGVVDAGQQYFLVGALAALGLPAYYLHAFRPEVSFGIRLLLFAGLVAGLGAVLFGLSPTPAAVTALHLSGFFTVGGAVAFAALVLWVGFENVHGLLWLNTQAATPAGRFGLLPFVLASSLYLGTLLLYYWNNGEVLILPGLRLDPLLLLLPAVVVGWLGLRRRAATYGAWVPYWPGMAHLYLVLVLLGAAALGYALATANDPLLQAARDFTARALLCLGAAFLVYVLLNFAPLLRQKLPVYRVVYEPRRFPFYAMMGLGLALLGLVEMRNNFFVADQVRAGYYNNLGDLARLLSELNSDDLSQALLAERYYAESDLLDQHNHKASLGRAALYRFRLQRQNEINILRRALNRRPSEKISLRLAALYNEPTDFFDRLRVLREALKVDPASARLNGDLAQLYTRSALTDSVAFYQSRAEATAPHDAVLQANRLAQLIQQQQWQPAQNLAQATAAVPDDALRSNALLAAQLTSRPAAAPTQLPLPADSTLTPAGFARLYHAGLSRAQRQDTSALPALARLTARPENAAYIDQLTFLRAVTQHYGGRSVAAQATLLPLATGSGPSTAYYQQLQGLWLLDQHLPAPAAGRLAEARANGADAAALPAAYALALSNQPDSARRVARQAAQGRYLPAILPARRLLAVLDPDFRASYPQAPDSLKAQFLVLRGDELPAAELLPAAVALPAGPVREAALLAQVPRALRAGRLAEVQQVIQQFAPAPATRTPAASAWNVLRGETYVRARQWAPLRQLLQNATFRGPQRAYALYFQAALAEADQQPAEAARLYAQLVQQAPFVEAGLLAAADFYTRRRDYAAAYNTLLRGIEYNPESAALLQAYVLASVPVGLTEYAAAPLEHLGALLSPADYATFQAQYEARRAARAAAAPWN is encoded by the coding sequence GTGCCGCGCCCCCTTGCCGGGCGCGGTCCGTTTTTGGTGCTGGCCCTGGTGGCGGCCATAGCCCTGCTGCTGGCCGGCTGGCACTACCTCACCGCCGATGATGCCGTGCTGCCCGTGCGGACCGTGGCCCAGCTGACGCCTGTGCCCATTACCATTTCTACGGTGCGCGTGGGCCTGGAGGAGCTGCCGGTGCAGGCCAACGGATACCTCATCAGCCAGACCTACGACGTGGCCGGCCCCTTCCTGCGGCCCGCCGCGGCGTATGCGCTGGTGAGTTTGCTGGGCGTGGCCGTGGCTTACTTTCTGGCCGTCATCAGCGGCCTGGCCCGGCCCGCTTTCGTGGTAGGCATGGCCCTGGTGATTTTTCTGCTGATGTCGCTGAATGCCGACTTGCTGGGCGTGGTGGATGCGGGCCAGCAGTATTTTCTGGTAGGAGCCTTAGCCGCGCTGGGTTTGCCAGCTTATTATCTGCACGCTTTTCGTCCCGAGGTGAGCTTTGGGATTCGGCTGCTGCTGTTTGCGGGGCTGGTGGCGGGTTTGGGTGCGGTGCTGTTTGGCCTGAGCCCAACCCCAGCGGCTGTCACGGCTTTGCACCTGAGCGGGTTTTTTACTGTGGGCGGCGCCGTGGCGTTTGCGGCCTTGGTGCTGTGGGTGGGGTTTGAAAACGTGCACGGCCTGTTGTGGCTGAACACCCAGGCCGCTACTCCGGCCGGGCGTTTTGGGTTGCTGCCCTTCGTGCTGGCCAGCTCCTTGTACCTGGGCACGCTGCTGCTCTATTACTGGAACAACGGCGAAGTGCTGATTCTGCCCGGCCTGCGCCTCGACCCGCTCCTGCTGCTGTTGCCCGCCGTGGTGGTAGGCTGGCTGGGGCTGCGGCGCCGGGCGGCCACCTACGGCGCCTGGGTGCCCTACTGGCCCGGCATGGCCCACCTCTACCTGGTGCTGGTGCTGCTGGGCGCGGCGGCCCTGGGCTACGCCCTGGCTACGGCCAACGACCCGCTGCTCCAAGCCGCCCGCGACTTCACAGCCCGCGCCCTGCTGTGCCTGGGCGCGGCGTTTCTGGTGTACGTGCTGCTGAACTTTGCTCCGCTGCTGCGCCAGAAGCTGCCCGTGTACCGGGTGGTGTACGAGCCGCGGCGCTTTCCCTTCTACGCCATGATGGGGCTGGGCCTGGCCTTGCTGGGCTTGGTGGAGATGCGCAACAACTTCTTTGTAGCCGACCAGGTGCGGGCCGGCTACTACAACAACCTCGGCGACCTGGCCCGCCTGCTGAGCGAGCTGAACTCTGACGACCTCTCGCAGGCCCTGCTGGCGGAGCGCTACTACGCCGAAAGTGACTTGCTCGACCAGCACAACCACAAGGCTAGCCTGGGCCGGGCGGCCCTGTACCGCTTCCGCCTCCAGCGCCAAAACGAAATCAACATTCTGCGCCGGGCCCTGAACCGCCGACCTTCCGAGAAGATTTCCCTGCGCCTGGCGGCTCTCTACAACGAGCCCACCGACTTCTTCGACCGGCTGCGGGTGCTGCGGGAGGCGTTGAAAGTCGACCCCGCCAGTGCCCGCCTCAACGGTGACCTGGCCCAGCTCTACACCCGCTCGGCTCTTACCGACTCGGTGGCCTTCTACCAGAGCCGCGCCGAAGCTACTGCCCCCCACGATGCCGTGCTGCAAGCCAACCGCCTGGCCCAGCTCATCCAGCAGCAGCAATGGCAGCCCGCGCAGAACCTGGCCCAAGCAACTGCCGCCGTGCCCGACGATGCTTTGCGCAGCAATGCCCTGCTGGCCGCTCAGCTCACCAGCCGGCCGGCCGCTGCGCCAACCCAGTTGCCGCTGCCAGCTGATAGCACATTAACTCCGGCTGGGTTTGCCCGGCTGTACCATGCCGGCCTCAGCCGCGCCCAGCGCCAAGACACCTCTGCCCTACCTGCTCTAGCCCGCTTGACGGCCCGACCCGAAAACGCCGCCTACATCGACCAGCTTACCTTTCTGCGGGCCGTGACCCAGCACTACGGCGGGCGGTCGGTGGCCGCTCAGGCTACTCTGCTGCCCCTGGCTACGGGCTCTGGCCCCTCAACCGCCTACTACCAGCAGTTGCAGGGCCTATGGCTGCTCGACCAGCACCTGCCGGCCCCGGCCGCCGGCCGCCTCGCCGAAGCCCGCGCCAACGGTGCTGATGCTGCGGCGCTGCCGGCCGCCTACGCCCTGGCCCTTAGCAACCAGCCCGACTCGGCCCGGCGCGTAGCGCGGCAAGCCGCGCAGGGACGCTACCTGCCGGCCATCTTGCCTGCTCGGCGCCTACTGGCCGTGCTGGACCCCGACTTCCGCGCCAGCTACCCGCAAGCCCCCGACTCGCTGAAAGCCCAGTTTCTGGTGCTGCGCGGCGACGAGCTGCCGGCCGCTGAGCTGCTGCCCGCCGCCGTGGCTTTGCCGGCCGGCCCCGTGCGCGAAGCGGCCCTACTGGCTCAGGTGCCCCGTGCCCTGCGGGCCGGCCGCCTCGCCGAGGTGCAGCAGGTTATTCAGCAATTCGCCCCCGCTCCGGCAACTCGCACGCCGGCGGCCTCGGCCTGGAACGTGCTGCGGGGCGAAACGTACGTGCGGGCCCGGCAATGGGCCCCGCTGCGGCAACTTTTGCAAAACGCCACGTTTCGAGGTCCGCAGCGGGCTTATGCCCTGTACTTCCAGGCGGCGCTGGCCGAAGCCGACCAACAGCCTGCCGAAGCAGCCCGCCTCTACGCCCAGCTGGTGCAGCAGGCGCCTTTCGTGGAAGCCGGCCTGCTCGCCGCCGCCGACTTCTACACCCGCCGCCGCGACTACGCCGCGGCCTATAACACGCTGTTGCGCGGCATTGAGTACAACCCGGAGTCGGCGGCGCTGCTCCAGGCCTACGTGCTGGCGTCCGTGCCCGTGGGCCTGACTGAGTACGCGGCGGCCCCGCTGGAGCACCTGGGCGCGTTGCTTTCCCCCGCAGATTACGCTACCTTTCAAGCGCAGTACGAAGCGCGCCGCGCGGCTCGTGCTGCCGCTGCCCCCTGGAACTAA
- the gatC gene encoding Asp-tRNA(Asn)/Glu-tRNA(Gln) amidotransferase subunit GatC, whose protein sequence is MSTDLATLRGLAHLARLEFDENKEQQMLGDLNKILDWVDQLRQLDTTDVEPLVHLSQEINVLRPDEPQNTVSHQAGLLNAPRKDSDYFRVPKVLD, encoded by the coding sequence GTGAGCACCGACCTTGCCACTCTCCGCGGCCTCGCCCATCTGGCCCGCCTTGAATTCGATGAAAACAAAGAGCAGCAGATGCTCGGCGACCTGAATAAGATTCTGGACTGGGTAGACCAGCTGCGCCAGCTCGACACCACCGACGTGGAGCCGCTGGTGCACTTGTCGCAGGAAATCAATGTGCTGCGCCCCGACGAGCCGCAGAACACCGTGAGCCACCAGGCGGGCCTGCTCAACGCCCCGCGCAAGGACTCCGACTATTTCCGCGTACCCAAAGTGCTGGACTAA
- a CDS encoding lysophospholipid acyltransferase family protein, translating into MLRLLRYIGHRLYTTWATLWFVLPFVVTYPVQWALSRRPRWHRQLHQLNRGWSAFSIRMWGMPVEVVWKNRLPAGQPCVYVANHSSYIDIPLLFKAIPGWLNIMGKSSLTHVPLWGPIFGSSYITVDRDSAVSRGRAMVQARRSLAAGRSVVIFPEGTISERPGEVMLPFKDGAFQLAIAAGVPVVPISMPLNHRFLPDVGGLRVRYSPLRIVLHEPLFTTGLTSADAEQLKNQAYAIIAGEFGPHTAGIPEPSTLRQTAPSGPAQSSAPNQQELALPNS; encoded by the coding sequence ATGCTGCGCTTGCTTCGCTATATCGGCCACCGCTTGTACACGACCTGGGCGACGCTCTGGTTTGTGCTGCCGTTTGTGGTGACGTATCCGGTGCAGTGGGCCCTGAGCCGGCGGCCGCGCTGGCACCGGCAGCTGCACCAGCTCAACCGGGGCTGGTCGGCGTTCAGCATTCGGATGTGGGGGATGCCGGTGGAAGTGGTTTGGAAAAACCGTTTGCCGGCCGGCCAGCCCTGCGTGTACGTGGCCAACCACAGCTCGTACATTGATATTCCGCTGCTGTTCAAAGCCATTCCGGGCTGGCTCAACATCATGGGCAAAAGCTCCCTGACTCACGTGCCGCTCTGGGGCCCCATCTTCGGCAGCAGCTATATTACCGTGGACCGCGACAGCGCCGTGAGCCGGGGCCGGGCCATGGTGCAGGCCCGGCGCAGCCTCGCCGCCGGCCGCTCGGTGGTCATCTTCCCCGAAGGCACCATCTCGGAGCGGCCCGGTGAGGTGATGCTGCCGTTCAAGGACGGTGCCTTTCAGCTGGCTATTGCGGCCGGCGTGCCAGTGGTACCCATTTCCATGCCGCTGAACCACCGCTTCCTGCCCGATGTTGGGGGCCTGCGGGTGCGCTACTCGCCGCTACGTATTGTGCTGCACGAGCCGCTGTTCACAACGGGCCTCACCTCCGCCGATGCTGAGCAGCTGAAAAACCAGGCCTATGCCATCATTGCCGGCGAGTTTGGGCCCCACACGGCCGGCATTCCTGAGCCCAGCACCCTGCGCCAAACCGCCCCGTCGGGTCCAGCGCAGTCGTCGGCACCCAATCAGCAAGAGTTGGCCCTGCCCAATTCTTAA
- a CDS encoding NUDIX domain-containing protein, which translates to MAAAPADFDAHHNPWHVLSSELKYQNPWIRVREDQVLNPAGNPGIYGVVSMKNKALGIIPVDADGNTWLVGQYRYPLNEYSWEIPMGGGPVELDILESAQRELREETGLTAGRWTNLMRLHTSNSVTDEEGFVFLAQDLEHGDVEPEESEDLRLWKLPLTEAIEMVMDSRITDAISVAGLLKAARLLGV; encoded by the coding sequence ATGGCCGCTGCCCCCGCCGATTTCGACGCTCACCACAACCCCTGGCACGTGCTCAGCTCCGAGCTGAAGTACCAGAACCCCTGGATTAGGGTTCGGGAGGACCAGGTGCTGAACCCGGCCGGCAACCCCGGCATTTATGGGGTGGTGTCTATGAAAAACAAGGCCCTGGGCATTATCCCGGTGGATGCCGATGGCAACACCTGGCTGGTGGGCCAGTACCGCTATCCGCTTAACGAGTACAGCTGGGAAATTCCCATGGGCGGTGGCCCCGTGGAGCTGGACATTCTGGAGTCGGCGCAACGGGAGCTGCGCGAAGAAACCGGCCTCACCGCCGGCCGCTGGACCAACCTTATGCGCCTGCACACCTCCAACTCCGTCACCGACGAAGAAGGCTTCGTTTTCCTGGCCCAGGACCTGGAGCACGGCGACGTGGAGCCCGAAGAATCCGAAGACCTGCGCCTCTGGAAGCTGCCCCTCACCGAAGCCATTGAAATGGTCATGGACAGCCGCATTACCGACGCCATCAGCGTAGCCGGCCTGCTCAAAGCCGCCCGGCTGCTGGGGGTGTGA
- a CDS encoding ribonuclease HII, with protein MLLSSYTHEPLEAGLDEAGRGCLAGPVFAAAVILPPDFQPRYLNDSKQMTARRREQVRHDICREAVAWAVAEASPQEIAALNIAQASYLAMHRAVDQLQPQPTHLLVDGNRFRAHVTLPHTCVIGGDGLYRHIAAASVLAKTFRDERMRELAAQFPHYGWEQNAGYPTARHRAAIRNHGPTEHHRMGFRLL; from the coding sequence ATGCTGCTTTCTTCTTACACCCACGAGCCGCTGGAAGCGGGGCTGGACGAGGCCGGGCGCGGCTGCCTGGCCGGACCCGTGTTTGCGGCGGCCGTTATCCTGCCGCCCGACTTCCAGCCCCGCTACCTCAACGACTCCAAGCAGATGACGGCGCGGCGCCGGGAGCAGGTGCGCCACGACATTTGCCGCGAAGCCGTGGCCTGGGCCGTGGCCGAGGCTTCACCCCAGGAAATTGCTGCCCTCAACATTGCCCAGGCCAGCTATCTGGCCATGCACCGCGCCGTAGACCAGTTGCAGCCCCAGCCCACGCACTTGCTCGTAGATGGCAACCGGTTCCGGGCCCACGTCACGCTGCCGCACACCTGCGTCATCGGAGGCGACGGGCTGTACCGGCACATTGCAGCGGCTTCGGTGCTGGCCAAAACCTTCCGCGACGAACGGATGCGGGAGCTGGCCGCCCAGTTTCCGCACTACGGCTGGGAGCAGAACGCCGGCTACCCCACCGCCCGCCACCGCGCCGCCATCCGCAACCATGGCCCCACCGAGCACCACCGCATGGGGTTTCGACTGTTGTAG
- a CDS encoding response regulator, producing MATTTSEPSILLVEDDQMDIMNVQRELRKHNISAPLHVARNGREALNLLRGENGEDRIPKPSVVMLDLNMPRMNGLELLDTLRSDPEFVGLNVFITTTSDLETDRLKAQDLAVSGYIIKPLSFDTFGEGGATVDGFSLFLDLLRLKE from the coding sequence ATGGCAACCACCACCTCTGAACCAAGCATTTTGCTGGTCGAAGACGACCAGATGGACATTATGAACGTGCAGCGGGAGCTGCGCAAGCACAACATTAGTGCCCCCCTGCACGTGGCCCGCAACGGCCGCGAAGCCCTCAACCTGCTGCGCGGCGAAAACGGCGAGGACCGGATTCCGAAGCCTAGCGTGGTGATGCTGGACCTGAACATGCCCCGCATGAATGGCCTGGAGCTGCTCGACACCCTGCGCTCCGACCCCGAATTTGTGGGCCTCAACGTGTTCATCACCACCACCTCCGACCTGGAAACCGACCGCCTGAAAGCCCAGGACCTGGCCGTGAGCGGCTATATTATTAAACCCCTCTCCTTCGACACCTTCGGCGAAGGCGGCGCCACCGTCGACGGCTTCAGCCTGTTCCTGGACCTGCTGCGGCTGAAAGAGTGA
- a CDS encoding sensor histidine kinase — MKLKLSTKLFAGFVAISLLFAAVVVINYQLSRKVLRNSQRVERSQRITSEATTLLRSIIDMETGFRGYLLIGSETMLEPYHQGEREMLGRFAELREELEAGSPQYERMVRAQRLFQQWASYSHLLISEKREAMRRNPTQTGLEGLEHRALMDDLAGKRLVDQIRVIFAAFEEEEVKARTKQREKLQESIRETRIMSVGITLLTILLGLLYASRLVRQLARRIGGMVRQARRIAGGDYSTQVQDTQQDELTELTDSLNVMTTTISTTITQLERRNQELDQFAYVVSHDLKAPLRGIESASRWIEEDMGRDLPAHIQEFLVLMRKRVRRMENLISGILELARVGRTPQADEPVFVRQLLREIIDSLSLPPGFEVELPFYLPTLVTNRVQLQQVFTNLISNAVKYHHRPEAGVVRIGCTEGPQFYTFTVADNGPGIAPEYHERIFVIFQTLTERDTLESTGVGLAIVKKIVERQGGTIRVESAEGQGASFIFTWPRRSAAAVAARPAEVARPAVVTASAS; from the coding sequence ATGAAGCTCAAACTCTCCACCAAGCTATTCGCCGGGTTCGTGGCTATTTCGCTGCTGTTTGCGGCCGTAGTGGTCATCAACTACCAGCTCTCGCGCAAGGTGCTGCGCAACTCCCAGCGCGTCGAACGGTCCCAGCGCATTACCAGCGAGGCTACCACCCTGCTGCGCAGCATTATCGACATGGAAACCGGCTTCCGGGGCTATCTGCTCATCGGCAGCGAGACCATGCTGGAGCCTTATCACCAGGGCGAGCGGGAAATGCTGGGGCGCTTTGCCGAGCTGCGCGAGGAGCTGGAGGCCGGCAGCCCGCAGTACGAGCGGATGGTGCGGGCGCAGCGGCTGTTTCAGCAGTGGGCCAGCTACTCTCACCTGCTCATCAGCGAAAAGCGCGAAGCCATGCGGCGCAACCCCACGCAAACCGGCCTGGAAGGCCTGGAGCACCGTGCCCTGATGGACGACCTGGCCGGCAAGCGGCTGGTTGACCAGATTCGGGTGATTTTTGCGGCCTTCGAGGAAGAAGAGGTGAAGGCCCGCACCAAGCAGCGGGAGAAGCTTCAGGAAAGCATTCGGGAAACGCGCATCATGTCCGTGGGCATCACCCTGCTCACGATTCTGCTGGGCCTGCTCTACGCCTCCCGTCTGGTGCGGCAGCTGGCCCGGCGCATCGGGGGCATGGTGCGGCAGGCCCGGCGCATTGCCGGCGGCGACTACAGCACCCAGGTGCAGGACACGCAGCAGGACGAGCTAACCGAGCTGACTGACTCGCTTAACGTCATGACCACCACCATCAGCACCACCATCACGCAGCTGGAGCGCCGCAACCAGGAGCTGGACCAGTTTGCCTACGTGGTGTCGCACGACCTGAAGGCCCCGCTGCGGGGCATTGAGTCGGCTTCGCGCTGGATTGAGGAAGACATGGGCCGGGACCTGCCCGCTCATATTCAGGAGTTTCTGGTGCTGATGCGCAAGCGGGTGCGCCGCATGGAAAACCTGATCAGCGGTATTCTGGAGCTGGCCCGCGTGGGCCGCACACCCCAGGCCGACGAGCCGGTGTTTGTGCGCCAGCTCCTGCGCGAAATCATCGACTCGCTAAGCTTACCGCCGGGCTTTGAGGTGGAGCTGCCGTTTTACCTGCCCACGCTGGTTACCAACCGCGTGCAGCTCCAGCAGGTGTTTACCAACCTCATCAGCAACGCCGTAAAGTACCACCACCGCCCCGAAGCTGGCGTGGTGCGCATCGGCTGCACCGAAGGCCCGCAGTTCTACACCTTCACCGTGGCCGACAATGGCCCCGGCATTGCCCCAGAGTACCACGAGCGGATTTTTGTCATCTTCCAGACTCTCACGGAGCGCGACACCCTGGAAAGCACCGGCGTGGGCTTGGCTATTGTCAAGAAAATTGTGGAGCGCCAGGGGGGCACCATCCGCGTCGAGTCGGCGGAGGGCCAGGGTGCCTCATTCATTTTCACCTGGCCCCGCAGGTCGGCGGCGGCGGTGGCGGCGCGCCCGGCTGAGGTAGCCCGCCCGGCAGTAGTTACCGCCTCTGCTTCCTGA
- a CDS encoding CZB domain-containing protein: MSDDLKQDFDAASVKHLLFKSKLRSYLFGSGTSEAPIRDPQACSFGHWIAERALRTYGHLPESQQLDRLHIRIHEVANRLMDLHQRGRPDEAVAGLAEVNQLADQITHLLRTMQEKLRAGT, from the coding sequence ATGAGCGACGACCTTAAACAGGATTTTGATGCCGCTTCGGTCAAGCACCTGCTGTTTAAGTCGAAGCTGCGCTCCTACCTGTTTGGCAGCGGCACCAGCGAAGCGCCTATCCGCGACCCGCAGGCTTGCTCGTTTGGGCACTGGATTGCCGAGCGGGCCCTGCGCACCTACGGCCACCTGCCCGAAAGCCAGCAATTGGACCGGCTGCACATCCGCATTCATGAGGTGGCTAACCGCCTGATGGACCTGCACCAGCGGGGCCGCCCCGACGAGGCCGTGGCCGGCCTTGCGGAAGTAAACCAACTGGCCGACCAGATTACCCACCTCCTGCGTACGATGCAGGAAAAGCTTCGCGCCGGCACCTGA
- the gcvT gene encoding glycine cleavage system aminomethyltransferase GcvT: MSETLKTVPLNDVHQQLGAKMVPFAGYNMPVRYSSDLDEHHTVRRAVGIFDVSHMGEFWVRGPQALDLIQRVTSNDASKLTPGKAQYSCLPNEEGGIVDDLLVYMLAENDYLLVVNASNIGKDWNWIQRHNTKGAEMENVSDDISLFAVQGPKAITALQPLTDADLSSIPYYSFVQGTFAGAPNVIISATGYTGAGGFELYVPNEHARQVWEKIMEAGQPHGLKPIGLGARDTLRLEMGYCLYGNDITDHTSPLEAGLGWITKFTKDFTNADNLKKQKEAGVERKLVGFVMDGPGIPRGHYPLVNEAGETIGEVTSGTQSPSLSKGIGLGYVQTELSVPGTQIFVQVRGKNLPATVTKLPFVKGTE, encoded by the coding sequence ATGTCCGAAACTCTCAAAACCGTTCCGCTGAACGACGTACACCAGCAGCTGGGTGCCAAGATGGTGCCCTTTGCCGGCTACAACATGCCCGTGCGCTACTCCTCCGACCTCGACGAGCACCACACCGTGCGCCGGGCCGTCGGCATTTTTGATGTGTCGCACATGGGCGAGTTTTGGGTGCGCGGCCCCCAGGCCCTGGACCTGATTCAGCGCGTAACCAGCAACGACGCCAGCAAGCTCACGCCCGGCAAGGCTCAGTATTCCTGCCTGCCCAACGAGGAGGGCGGCATCGTGGACGACCTGCTGGTGTACATGCTGGCCGAAAACGACTATCTGCTGGTAGTCAATGCCTCCAACATCGGCAAGGACTGGAACTGGATTCAGCGCCACAACACCAAAGGCGCCGAAATGGAAAACGTGTCGGACGACATCAGCCTGTTTGCCGTGCAGGGCCCCAAGGCCATAACTGCCCTCCAGCCCCTGACGGATGCCGACCTGAGCAGCATTCCCTACTACTCGTTTGTGCAGGGCACGTTTGCCGGAGCGCCCAATGTTATTATCTCGGCCACGGGTTACACCGGCGCGGGCGGCTTCGAGCTGTACGTGCCCAATGAGCATGCCCGGCAGGTGTGGGAGAAAATCATGGAAGCCGGCCAGCCCCACGGCCTCAAGCCCATCGGCCTGGGGGCCCGCGACACGCTGCGCCTGGAAATGGGCTACTGCCTCTACGGCAACGACATCACCGACCACACTTCGCCCCTGGAAGCCGGCCTGGGCTGGATTACCAAATTCACCAAGGACTTCACCAACGCCGACAACCTCAAGAAACAGAAGGAAGCCGGCGTGGAGCGCAAACTGGTGGGCTTCGTGATGGACGGCCCCGGTATCCCGCGCGGACACTATCCGCTGGTCAACGAAGCTGGCGAAACCATCGGGGAAGTAACCAGCGGCACCCAGTCGCCGAGCCTGAGCAAAGGCATTGGGCTGGGCTACGTGCAAACCGAGCTAAGCGTCCCCGGCACTCAGATTTTTGTGCAGGTGCGCGGCAAAAACCTGCCAGCCACCGTCACCAAGCTGCCTTTCGTGAAAGGCACCGAGTAG
- a CDS encoding 2-phosphosulfolactate phosphatase encodes MSPDDAGRVRRAPTSGPTFDTCFTPELLPLYDLRGRVAVVVDVLRATSSIVTALAQDVTHLVPVSEVAECRALAAEGYLTAAERDGRQAEGVDLGNSPFGYLDGAVPVRGRAVAITTTNGTRALHLSAAADAVLVGAFLNLGAVAARLRQLNQDVVVVCAGWKGKFCLEDTLFAGALAQRLADAFDPSASDATLAALDLWHAARPDVAGYLLKSSHVRRLNSLEAHKDMAFCVREDEYDLVPVFRAGKIEVL; translated from the coding sequence ATGAGCCCAGACGACGCCGGACGCGTGCGACGCGCCCCTACCAGCGGCCCCACTTTTGATACCTGCTTCACGCCGGAGCTGCTGCCGCTGTATGACCTGCGCGGGCGGGTGGCGGTGGTGGTAGATGTGCTGCGGGCTACGTCGTCCATTGTTACGGCCCTGGCCCAGGACGTAACGCACCTGGTACCGGTAAGTGAGGTGGCCGAGTGCCGGGCCCTGGCCGCCGAAGGCTACCTCACGGCCGCGGAGCGCGACGGGCGCCAAGCCGAGGGCGTGGACCTGGGCAACTCGCCTTTCGGCTACCTGGATGGGGCGGTGCCGGTGCGGGGCCGGGCCGTGGCCATCACCACCACCAACGGCACCCGCGCCCTGCACCTGTCGGCCGCTGCTGATGCGGTGCTGGTGGGGGCCTTTCTGAACCTGGGCGCCGTGGCGGCCCGCCTGCGCCAGCTGAATCAGGATGTAGTCGTGGTGTGCGCGGGCTGGAAGGGAAAGTTCTGCCTCGAAGACACCCTCTTCGCCGGGGCCCTGGCCCAGCGCCTCGCCGACGCCTTCGACCCCAGCGCCTCCGACGCTACCCTGGCCGCTCTCGACCTCTGGCATGCCGCCCGCCCCGACGTGGCTGGTTACCTGCTCAAATCCTCCCACGTGCGCCGCCTCAACAGCCTGGAAGCCCACAAAGACATGGCGTTCTGCGTTCGGGAAGACGAGTACGACCTGGTGCCCGTGTTTCGGGCAGGGAAAATAGAAGTGCTGTGA
- a CDS encoding nucleotide pyrophosphohydrolase — MTIEEAQRTVDQWIQTNGVRYFNELTNLAMLTEEVGEVARIIARQYGEQSFKESDKDKVLADELADVLFVVICLANQTGVNLTEALQRNLAKKTQRDATRHQQNEKLK; from the coding sequence ATGACTATCGAAGAAGCTCAGCGCACCGTGGACCAGTGGATACAAACCAACGGCGTCCGGTATTTCAACGAACTGACCAATCTGGCTATGCTGACCGAGGAAGTCGGCGAGGTGGCTCGCATCATTGCCCGTCAGTATGGGGAGCAGTCTTTTAAAGAGTCGGACAAAGACAAAGTGCTGGCCGACGAGCTGGCCGATGTGCTATTCGTGGTTATCTGCCTAGCCAACCAAACCGGCGTCAACCTCACCGAAGCCCTTCAGCGCAACCTGGCCAAGAAAACCCAGCGCGACGCCACCCGCCACCAGCAAAATGAGAAGCTGAAGTAA